The following proteins are co-located in the Acanthochromis polyacanthus isolate Apoly-LR-REF ecotype Palm Island chromosome 7, KAUST_Apoly_ChrSc, whole genome shotgun sequence genome:
- the LOC110949964 gene encoding betaine--homocysteine S-methyltransferase 1-like isoform X1, which produces MAPNKKGIIERLNAGEVVIGDGGFVFALEKRGYVKAGPWTPEVTVTHPDAVRQLHREFLRAGANVMQAYTFYASDDKLENRGQTLTITGTQINEAACDLAKQVASEGDALAAAGVCQTPSYLSCKSEADVKAIFKKQLDVFMKRNVDFLIVEYFEHVEEAVWAVEVLKTSGKPVAASMCIGPEGDMHGVPVGECAVRLVKAGAQIVGVNCHFDPMTSVKAVKLMKEGVEKAGLKAHFMVQPLAYHVPDSTYLGYTELPEFPFALEPRTVTRWDVHKYAREAYKAGIRYIGGCCGFEPYHIRAVAEELAAERGIIPPASEKHGTWGAGLEMHTKPWVRARSRREYWENLLPASGRPKCASLSTPESWGVTKGHADLLQHKEATTTQEMKHALEMQKKAKSTT; this is translated from the exons ATGGCACCTAATAAGAAG GGTATCATTGAACGCCTCAATGCTGGGGAGGTGGTGATTGGCGATGGAGGCTTTGTGTTCGCTCTGGAGAAGAGGGGATATGTGAAGGCCGGTCCATGGACTCCTGAGGTTACTGTCACTCACCCTGATGCCG TGCGACAGCTGCACAGGGAGTTCCTGAGGGCTGGAGCTAATGTCATGCAGGCATATACATTCTACGCCAGTGATGACAAGCTGGAGAACAGGGGTCAGACACTGACAATCACT GGAACACAAATCAATGAGGCAGCCTGTGATCTGGCAAAGCAAGTAGCCAGCGAAGGAGATGCTCTGGCTGCTGCTGGAGTTTGTCAGACTCCATCCTACCTGAGCTGCAAGAGTGAGGCAGATGTCAAGGCCATCTTCAAGAAACAGCTGGATGTGTTCATGAAGAGGAATGTGGACTTCCTGATTGTTGAG TACTTTGAGCATGTTGAGGAGGCCGTCTGGGCTGTGGAGGTGCTGAAGACCAGCGGGAAACCTGTAGCTGCTTCTATGTGCATCGGACCGGAGGGAGATATGCATGGTGTTCCTGTTGGAGAGTGCGCCGTCAGGCTGGTGAAGGCTG GTGCCCAGATTGTGGGAGTCAATTGCCACTTTGACCCCATGACCTCCGTGAAAGCTGTGAAGCTGATGAAGGAGGGAGTGGAGAAGGCCGGGCTGAAGGCTCACTTCATGGTGCAGCCTCTGGCATATCACGTTCCCGACTCCACCTACCTTGGATACACCGAACTGCCAGAATTTCCCTTCG CCCTGGAGCCCAGGACGGTGACCCGCTGGGATGTGCACAAGTACGCCAGAGAGGCCTACAAAGCTGGCATCCGCTATATTGGTGGCTGCTGTGGCTTCGAGCCTTATCACATCAGAGCTGTGGCCGAGGAGCTGGCTGCTGAGAGAGGCATCATTCCCCCTGCATCAGAGAAACATGGAACGTGGGGTGCTGGTCTGGAGATGCACACCAAGCCTTGGGTCAGAGCCAG GTCTCGTCGTGAGTACTGGGAGAACCTCTTGCCCGCCTCTGGTCGCCCCAAGTGTGCGTCACTGTCCACACCTGAGTCTTGGGGTGTCACTAAAGGCCATGCTGACCTGCTGCAGCACAAAGAGGCCACCACCACCCAGGAAATGAAGCATGCACTGGAGATGCAGAAGAAGGCCAAATCCACCACATGA
- the LOC127534791 gene encoding betaine--homocysteine S-methyltransferase 1-like, which yields MAPNKKGIIERLNAGEVVIGDGGFVFALEKRGYVKAGPWTPEVTVTHPDAVRQLHREFLRAGANVMQAYTFYASDDKLENRGQTLTITGTQINEAACDLAKQVASEGDALAAAGVCQTPSYLSCKSEADVKAIFKKQLDVFMKRNVDFLIAEYFEHVEEAVWAVEVLKTSGKPVAASMCIGPEGDMHGVPAGECAVRLVKAGAQIVGVNCHFDPMTSVKAVKLMKEGVEKAGLKAHFMVQPLAYHVPESTYLGFTELPEFPFALEPRMVTRWDVHKYAREAYKAGIRYIGGCCGFEPYHIRAVAEELAAERGIIPPASEKHGTWGAGLEMHTKPWVRARSRREYWENLLPASGRPKCASLSTPESWGVTKGHADLLQHKEATTTQEMKHALEMQKKTKSTT from the exons ATGGCACCGAATAAGAAG GGTATCATTGAACGCCTCAATGCTGGGGAGGTGGTGATTGGCGATGGAGGCTTTGTGTTCGCTCTGGAGAAGAGGGGATACGTGAAGGCCGGTCCATGGACTCCTGAGGTTACTGTCACTCACCCTGATGCCG TGCGACAGCTGCACAGGGAGTTCCTGAGGGCTGGAGCTAATGTCATGCAGGCATATACATTCTACGCCAGTGATGACAAGCTGGAGAACAGGGGTCAGACACTGACAATCACT GGAACACAAATCAATGAGGCAGCCTGTGATCTGGCAAAGCAAGTAGCCAGCGAAGGAGATGCTCTGGCTGCTGCTGGAGTTTGTCAGACTCCATCCTACCTGAGCTGCAAGAGTGAGGCAGATGTCAAGGCCATCTTCAAGAAACAGCTGGATGTGTTCATGAAGAGGAATGTGGACTTCCTGATTGCTGAG TACTTTGAGCATGTTGAGGAGGCCGTCTGGGCTGTGGAGGTGCTGAAGACCAGCGGGAAACCTGTAGCTGCTTCTATGTGCATCGGACCGGAGGGAGATATGCATGGTGTTCCTGCTGGAGAGTGTGCCGTCAGGCTGGTGAAGGCCG GTGCCCAGATTGTGGGAGTCAATTGCCACTTTGACCCCATGACCTCCGTGAAAGCTGTGAAGCTGATGAAGGAGGGAGTGGAGAAGGCCGGGCTGAAGGCTCACTTCATGGTGCAGCCTCTGGCATATCACGTTCCCGAGTCCACCTACCTTGGATTCACCGAACTGCCAGAATTTCCCTTCG CCCTGGAGCCCAGGATGGTGACCCGCTGGGATGTGCACAAGTACGCCAGAGAGGCCTACAAAGCTGGCATCCGCTATATTGGTGGCTGCTGTGGCTTCGAGCCTTATCACATCAGAGCTGTGGCCGAGGAGCTGGCTGCTGAGAGAGGCATCATTCCCCCTGCATCAGAGAAACATGGAACGTGGGGTGCTGGTCTGGAGATGCACACCAAGCCTTGGGTCAGAGCCAG ATCTCGTCGTGAGTACTGGGAGAACCTCTTGCCCGCCTCTGGTCGCCCCAAGTGTGCGTCACTGTCCACACCTGAGTCTTGGGGTGTCACTAAAGGCCACGCTGACCTGCTGCAGCACAAAGAGGCCACCACCACCCAGGAAATGAAGCATGCACTGGAGATGCAGAAGAAGACCAAATCCACCACATGA
- the LOC110949964 gene encoding betaine--homocysteine S-methyltransferase 1-like isoform X2, whose product MAPNKKGIIERLNAGEVVIGDGGFVFALEKRGYVKAGPWTPEVTVTHPDAVRQLHREFLRAGANVMQAYTFYASDDKLENRGQTLTITGTQINEAACDLAKQVASEGDALAAAGVCQTPSYLSCKSEADVKAIFKKQLDVFMKRNVDFLIVEYFEHVEEAVWAVEVLKTSGKPVAASMCIGPEGDMHGVPVGECAVRLVKAGAQIVGVNCHFDPMTSVKAVKLMKEGVEKAGLKAHFMVQPLAYHVPDSTYLGYTELPEFPFALEPRTVTRWDVHKYAREAYKAGIRYIGGCCGFEPYHIRAVAEELAAERGIIPPASEKHGTWGAGLEMHTKPWVRARS is encoded by the exons ATGGCACCTAATAAGAAG GGTATCATTGAACGCCTCAATGCTGGGGAGGTGGTGATTGGCGATGGAGGCTTTGTGTTCGCTCTGGAGAAGAGGGGATATGTGAAGGCCGGTCCATGGACTCCTGAGGTTACTGTCACTCACCCTGATGCCG TGCGACAGCTGCACAGGGAGTTCCTGAGGGCTGGAGCTAATGTCATGCAGGCATATACATTCTACGCCAGTGATGACAAGCTGGAGAACAGGGGTCAGACACTGACAATCACT GGAACACAAATCAATGAGGCAGCCTGTGATCTGGCAAAGCAAGTAGCCAGCGAAGGAGATGCTCTGGCTGCTGCTGGAGTTTGTCAGACTCCATCCTACCTGAGCTGCAAGAGTGAGGCAGATGTCAAGGCCATCTTCAAGAAACAGCTGGATGTGTTCATGAAGAGGAATGTGGACTTCCTGATTGTTGAG TACTTTGAGCATGTTGAGGAGGCCGTCTGGGCTGTGGAGGTGCTGAAGACCAGCGGGAAACCTGTAGCTGCTTCTATGTGCATCGGACCGGAGGGAGATATGCATGGTGTTCCTGTTGGAGAGTGCGCCGTCAGGCTGGTGAAGGCTG GTGCCCAGATTGTGGGAGTCAATTGCCACTTTGACCCCATGACCTCCGTGAAAGCTGTGAAGCTGATGAAGGAGGGAGTGGAGAAGGCCGGGCTGAAGGCTCACTTCATGGTGCAGCCTCTGGCATATCACGTTCCCGACTCCACCTACCTTGGATACACCGAACTGCCAGAATTTCCCTTCG CCCTGGAGCCCAGGACGGTGACCCGCTGGGATGTGCACAAGTACGCCAGAGAGGCCTACAAAGCTGGCATCCGCTATATTGGTGGCTGCTGTGGCTTCGAGCCTTATCACATCAGAGCTGTGGCCGAGGAGCTGGCTGCTGAGAGAGGCATCATTCCCCCTGCATCAGAGAAACATGGAACGTGGGGTGCTGGTCTGGAGATGCACACCAAGCCTTGGGTCAGAGCCAG GTCGTGA